A genomic segment from Propionibacteriaceae bacterium ZF39 encodes:
- a CDS encoding vitamin B12-dependent ribonucleotide reductase: protein MTETARSSRKTGKARTGLTIERVFTTEGMHPYDEVTWERRDIVQTNWKTGENVFEQRGVEFPDFWSMNASTIVTTKYFRGALGTDAREQGLKQLIDRVVKTYRAAGVEHGYFATDADAEIFEHELTWMLLHQVFSFNSPVWFNVGTLSPQQVSACFILSVDDSMDSILNWYKEEGFIFKGGSGAGLNLSRIRSSKELLSSGGTASGPVSFMRGADASAGTIKSGGATRRAAKMVVLDVDHPDIEEFIETKAREEDKIRALRDAGFDMDLGGRDITSVQYQNANNSVRVTDAFMRAVEDGTDFPLTARTDGREIERVDARSLFDKIAKAAWECADPGLQYDDTINDWHTNPETGRITASNPCSEYMSLDNSSCNLASLNLLKFLTDDDRFDAATFAKAVEIIITAMDISICFADFPTESIGETTRNYRQLGIGYANLGALLMATGHGYDSDGGRAFAAAITSLMTGTSYRRSAELAGIVGPYNGYARNADAHQRVMRKHQAANDALRTVSSIDGDVHKLATKEWAQVVKLGADKGFRNAQASVLAPTGTIGFMMDCDTTGIEPDFSLVKFKKLVGGGSMQIVNQTIPRALKKLGYTAETAEAIVEYISEHGHVVDAPGLKTEHYEVFDTAMGVRAIKPMGHVRMMAAVQPFLSGAISKTVNLPESATVEEIAEVYLQGWKLGLKALAVYRDNCKVGQPLSDAKKKAEPVAEAPAAAPVVEYRPRRKRLPKKRPSMTTSFTVGGAEGYLTSGSYPDDGLGEVFLKLGKQGSTLAGVMDAFSIAVSIALQYGVPLDTYVQKFTNMKFEPAGMTDDPDIRMAQSIIDYVFRRLALDYLPFDERAELGIYTATERARYVQTGSYIDEGASANEIESESLKNDEGDMVDTDPSPKPSSSITLGSLGQISSLIKPAPAEAHTSAELMESLTGSTVDAPLCFTCGTKMRPSGSCYVCEGCGATSGCS from the coding sequence ATGACCGAGACCGCGCGCTCAAGCCGCAAGACCGGCAAGGCCCGCACCGGCCTCACGATCGAACGCGTCTTCACCACTGAAGGTATGCATCCCTATGACGAGGTCACCTGGGAGCGGCGCGACATCGTCCAGACCAACTGGAAGACGGGTGAGAACGTCTTCGAGCAGCGCGGCGTCGAGTTCCCCGACTTCTGGTCGATGAACGCCTCCACGATCGTCACCACCAAGTATTTCCGCGGCGCGCTGGGCACCGATGCCCGCGAGCAGGGGCTCAAGCAACTCATCGACCGTGTGGTCAAGACCTACCGGGCCGCCGGCGTCGAACATGGTTACTTCGCCACCGATGCCGATGCCGAGATCTTCGAGCACGAGCTGACCTGGATGCTGCTGCACCAGGTGTTCAGCTTCAACTCGCCGGTGTGGTTCAACGTCGGCACGCTGTCGCCGCAGCAGGTCAGCGCCTGCTTCATCCTGTCGGTCGACGACTCGATGGACTCCATCCTGAACTGGTACAAGGAGGAGGGCTTCATCTTCAAGGGCGGCTCGGGCGCCGGCCTCAACCTGTCGCGCATCCGCTCCTCGAAGGAACTGCTCTCCTCGGGCGGCACCGCCTCGGGCCCCGTGTCGTTCATGCGGGGCGCCGACGCCTCGGCCGGCACCATCAAGTCGGGTGGCGCCACGCGTCGCGCGGCGAAGATGGTCGTGCTCGATGTCGATCACCCCGACATCGAGGAGTTCATCGAGACCAAGGCGCGCGAGGAGGACAAGATCCGCGCGCTGCGCGACGCCGGATTCGACATGGACCTGGGCGGCCGGGACATCACCTCGGTGCAATATCAGAACGCCAACAACTCGGTCCGGGTCACCGACGCTTTCATGCGCGCTGTCGAGGACGGCACGGACTTCCCGCTGACCGCGCGTACCGACGGTCGCGAAATCGAGCGCGTGGACGCCCGCAGCCTGTTCGACAAGATCGCCAAGGCCGCCTGGGAGTGCGCCGATCCGGGTCTGCAATATGACGACACGATCAACGACTGGCACACCAACCCGGAGACCGGGCGGATCACGGCCTCCAACCCGTGCTCCGAATACATGTCGCTCGACAACTCGTCCTGCAACCTCGCCAGCCTCAACCTGCTGAAGTTCCTCACCGACGACGACCGGTTCGACGCGGCCACCTTCGCCAAGGCCGTCGAGATCATCATCACCGCGATGGACATCTCGATCTGCTTCGCCGACTTCCCGACCGAGTCCATCGGCGAGACGACGCGCAACTACCGCCAGCTCGGAATCGGGTACGCCAACCTGGGCGCCCTGCTGATGGCCACCGGTCACGGCTATGACTCCGACGGTGGCCGGGCGTTCGCGGCGGCGATCACCTCGCTGATGACCGGCACCTCCTACCGCCGTTCGGCGGAGCTGGCCGGGATCGTGGGTCCCTACAACGGGTACGCCCGCAACGCCGATGCTCACCAGCGCGTCATGCGCAAGCACCAGGCGGCCAACGATGCGCTGCGCACGGTGTCGTCGATCGACGGTGACGTGCACAAGCTGGCCACCAAGGAGTGGGCCCAGGTCGTCAAGCTCGGTGCTGACAAGGGATTCCGCAACGCGCAGGCGTCGGTGCTCGCGCCGACCGGCACCATCGGCTTCATGATGGACTGCGACACCACCGGCATCGAGCCGGACTTCTCGCTGGTCAAGTTCAAGAAGCTCGTCGGTGGCGGCTCGATGCAGATCGTCAACCAGACCATCCCGCGGGCGCTCAAGAAGCTCGGCTACACCGCCGAGACCGCGGAAGCGATCGTCGAATACATCTCCGAGCACGGCCATGTGGTCGACGCGCCCGGGCTCAAGACGGAGCACTACGAGGTCTTCGACACCGCCATGGGCGTACGCGCGATCAAGCCGATGGGCCACGTGCGGATGATGGCGGCCGTCCAGCCGTTCCTCTCCGGGGCCATCTCCAAGACGGTGAACCTGCCGGAGTCGGCCACGGTCGAGGAGATCGCCGAGGTCTATCTGCAGGGCTGGAAGCTCGGCCTGAAGGCACTGGCCGTCTATCGCGACAACTGCAAGGTCGGCCAGCCGCTCTCGGACGCCAAGAAGAAGGCAGAGCCGGTCGCCGAGGCACCCGCGGCTGCGCCGGTCGTTGAATATCGTCCGCGACGCAAGCGCCTGCCCAAGAAGCGCCCGTCGATGACCACCTCGTTCACCGTGGGCGGTGCGGAAGGTTATCTGACCTCCGGCTCCTATCCCGATGACGGCCTCGGCGAGGTCTTCCTCAAGCTCGGCAAGCAGGGTTCGACCCTGGCCGGCGTGATGGACGCGTTCTCGATCGCCGTGTCGATCGCGCTGCAGTACGGCGTCCCGCTCGACACCTATGTGCAGAAGTTCACCAACATGAAGTTCGAGCCGGCCGGCATGACCGACGACCCGGATATCCGCATGGCGCAGTCGATCATCGACTACGTCTTCCGTCGCCTGGCGCTGGACTATCTGCCGTTCGACGAGCGAGCCGAGCTGGGCATCTATACCGCGACCGAGCGGGCCCGCTATGTGCAGACCGGTTCCTACATCGACGAGGGTGCCAGCGCCAACGAGATCGAGTCGGAGTCGCTGAAGAACGATGAGGGCGACATGGTCGACACCGATCCGTCGCCCAAGCCATCGTCGTCGATCACGCTGGGCTCGCTGGGTCAGATCAGCAGCCTGATCAAGCCGGCTCCGGCCGAGGCGCACACCTCCGCCGAGCTCATGGAGTCGCTGACCGGCAGCACTGTCGACGCACCGCTCTGCTTCACCTGCGGCACCAAGATGCGTCCCAGCGGTTCGTGCTATGTCTGCGAGGGTTGCGGCGCCACCAGCGGCTGCAGCTGA